A stretch of the Pseudomonas helvetica genome encodes the following:
- a CDS encoding aldehyde dehydrogenase family protein: MNLSRPALAIVENQIDVLNPFDGSVVGAVADVCMTQVPQLLEQGRKGAQASAGLPRYLRARILEQAALSIERDARAFSRLIVDEAGKTLKQAEKEVKRCINTLKLSAQEATRNAGEVLPFDAYEGSESRQGWFSREPLGLIVAITPYNDPLNLVAHKLGPAIAGGNAVILKPSELAPLSAIRLVRYLVESGLPESVVTVATGGAELGRALVAAREVRMISFTGGFATGEQIARIAGLKKLTMDLGGNAPVIVMGDCDLDAAVESCLSGAFWAAGQNCIGTQRLLVQASIYEAFRERFVNQAQALVVGDPALAGTDIGPMITPQAAKQAEQMVSEALLEGARLLCGNQRQGACYTATVLENVDHASRLWRNEVFAPVVMLQPFETFDEAIALANEPEYSLHAGIFTNNLATAMSAARRIEAGGVMINDSSDYRFDAMPFGGFKYGSLGREGVRFAYEEMTQPKVVCLNILR, encoded by the coding sequence GTGAACCTATCGCGTCCGGCCCTGGCCATTGTGGAGAATCAAATTGATGTACTGAACCCCTTTGACGGCAGCGTCGTCGGGGCCGTAGCGGACGTCTGTATGACACAGGTTCCGCAGTTGCTGGAGCAAGGCCGCAAGGGAGCTCAGGCCAGCGCCGGGTTACCGCGTTATCTCCGGGCACGGATCCTTGAACAGGCGGCATTGAGTATAGAGCGCGATGCCCGCGCTTTTTCCCGGTTGATCGTCGACGAAGCCGGCAAGACCCTCAAGCAGGCAGAGAAAGAAGTCAAACGGTGTATCAACACCCTCAAGCTTTCCGCGCAAGAGGCCACGCGCAATGCTGGCGAAGTGTTGCCGTTCGACGCCTATGAAGGCTCCGAGTCGCGGCAGGGCTGGTTCTCCCGCGAACCACTGGGCTTGATTGTGGCGATCACCCCGTACAACGATCCGTTGAATCTGGTAGCACATAAGCTCGGCCCGGCGATTGCCGGCGGCAACGCGGTGATTCTCAAACCGTCCGAGCTGGCGCCGTTGTCGGCCATCAGGTTGGTGAGGTATCTGGTCGAGTCCGGGCTGCCGGAGTCAGTGGTCACGGTCGCCACCGGCGGGGCAGAGTTGGGCAGGGCCCTGGTAGCCGCCCGTGAGGTACGGATGATTTCCTTTACCGGTGGATTCGCTACGGGTGAGCAGATTGCCCGTATCGCTGGCCTGAAGAAATTGACCATGGACCTGGGCGGCAATGCGCCGGTGATCGTGATGGGCGACTGCGACCTTGACGCGGCCGTCGAGAGTTGCCTGTCCGGGGCCTTCTGGGCGGCGGGACAGAACTGCATCGGCACTCAGCGCCTGTTGGTCCAGGCCTCGATCTATGAGGCTTTCCGCGAGCGCTTCGTCAATCAGGCTCAGGCTCTGGTGGTTGGCGACCCGGCGCTGGCTGGCACCGACATCGGCCCAATGATTACCCCGCAGGCGGCGAAACAAGCTGAGCAAATGGTGAGCGAAGCCCTGCTGGAGGGCGCCAGGTTACTGTGCGGTAATCAGCGTCAGGGCGCATGCTACACAGCGACCGTGCTGGAAAATGTCGATCACGCCAGCCGGCTGTGGCGCAACGAAGTGTTTGCTCCGGTGGTGATGTTGCAGCCCTTCGAGACCTTCGATGAGGCTATCGCCCTGGCGAACGAACCGGAATACAGCCTGCATGCGGGGATCTTCACCAATAATCTGGCAACGGCCATGAGCGCTGCGCGCAGGATCGAAGCCGGGGGCGTGATGATCAACGACTCCTCCGACTATCGCTTCGATGCGATGCCATTTGGTGGCTTCAAGTACGGCAGCCTGGGGCGGGAAGGGGTGCGCTTCGCCTATGAGGAAATGACGCAACCCAAGGTGGTGTGTCTGAATATCCTTCGTTAG
- a CDS encoding porin: MHNNNKNLPQLLPAVIVGLSMLGLSTIAKADIMLYDKDQTTFSTDGYINAFYVNSKVDRAGDQFDRRQARVKMGFLPNYLGFNMGKQVDDLKLGARASFWVTINDSQTKGTDTAIDVRQFYGTVANPEWGEVLIGKDFGLFARSNILLDELLSGYGQVSDSLGLVDGGGVSFGNIGSGYPYPFPTSQITYRTPVMDGLRVAVGIMDPVSTNDSSPTGKAYQQNPRTESEITYQFDVAGAKIYSWVNGSYQTSDNTDSTVNSVTSKGVGYGVQAKMGGLSLTGSGFQAKGINPFFTNNAGQPTLRNVDSDGYLLQGSYTLGKNRLALSYGKTKDDGNGVVGSGADYQTRGVALFHEVNDNLKLVAEYNQFEIKGHQTIAQNENTDTFAVGAVLTW; the protein is encoded by the coding sequence ATGCACAACAACAATAAGAATTTGCCCCAGCTTCTGCCAGCGGTCATTGTCGGCCTGTCGATGCTTGGCCTGAGCACTATCGCCAAGGCCGATATCATGCTGTACGACAAGGACCAGACCACGTTCTCTACCGACGGCTACATCAATGCCTTTTACGTGAACAGCAAGGTTGATCGCGCCGGCGATCAGTTCGACCGCCGCCAGGCCCGGGTGAAGATGGGGTTTCTGCCCAACTATCTGGGCTTCAACATGGGCAAGCAGGTCGATGACCTGAAACTCGGGGCCCGGGCGTCCTTCTGGGTGACCATCAACGATAGCCAGACCAAGGGCACCGACACCGCCATCGACGTGCGCCAGTTCTATGGCACCGTGGCCAATCCGGAATGGGGCGAGGTGCTGATCGGTAAGGATTTCGGGCTGTTTGCGCGCTCCAACATCCTGCTCGATGAACTGCTCTCCGGGTATGGTCAGGTCAGCGATAGCCTGGGCTTGGTCGATGGCGGCGGGGTGTCGTTCGGCAATATCGGCAGCGGTTATCCGTACCCATTCCCCACCTCGCAGATCACCTACCGCACGCCGGTCATGGACGGCTTGCGAGTCGCGGTGGGCATCATGGATCCGGTGAGCACCAACGACAGCAGCCCGACCGGCAAGGCCTATCAGCAGAACCCTCGCACCGAGAGCGAGATCACTTACCAGTTCGATGTCGCGGGGGCGAAAATTTACAGTTGGGTCAACGGCAGCTACCAGACCTCGGACAACACCGACTCTACCGTCAACTCGGTCACCTCCAAAGGCGTCGGTTACGGTGTGCAGGCGAAGATGGGCGGCCTGTCGCTCACCGGTTCCGGCTTTCAGGCCAAGGGTATCAATCCGTTCTTTACCAACAACGCCGGCCAGCCGACCCTGAGAAATGTCGACAGCGATGGCTACTTGCTGCAGGGCTCCTACACGCTCGGCAAGAATCGCCTGGCGCTGTCTTATGGCAAAACCAAGGACGATGGTAATGGCGTAGTCGGCAGCGGGGCGGATTACCAAACCCGCGGTGTGGCACTGTTCCATGAGGTCAATGACAACCTCAAGCTGGTTGCCGAATACAACCAGTTTGAAATCAAAGGCCATCAAACCATTGCCCAGAACGAGAATACCGATACCTTCGCCGTCGGGGCCGTGCTGACCTGGTAA
- the nosP gene encoding nitric oxide-sensing protein NosP produces the protein MQQAQNEGVVSAMSQATDARLVAQELARQLLHPHLGFVLFFCSAEYDLQALGIALEQSFGGIRLVGCTSAGEITPLGYGRNCVTAVGFDHRHFSIATERIDEMERFSLIDAQRMVERLVSDCRSNTLAPIKGNSFALTLLDGLSSREEMVLAALSAALGDIPHFGGSAGDDNYLTHTHVYFDGEFHCGAAVVVLVNTWLDFEVFTTHHILPREEKLVVTGADSAQRRVFELNAEPAAEEYARHIGVPVAELDHRVFAAHPLAVRIHDQYYVRAIQQVHPDLSLSFYCAVENGIVLTAMTPGPMLPNLQHLFDGLQARLGELLLTIGCDCFLRRLELEDGDGLEQIGAFLREQRVMGFNTYGEQFNGMHINQTFTGVAIARNRTPVSR, from the coding sequence ATGCAGCAGGCCCAGAATGAGGGTGTCGTCAGTGCAATGTCCCAGGCGACCGATGCCCGGCTGGTGGCCCAGGAACTGGCGCGACAGCTGTTACACCCGCACTTGGGCTTCGTGCTGTTTTTCTGTTCCGCCGAATACGATTTGCAGGCCCTGGGCATAGCCCTGGAGCAGAGTTTCGGCGGTATCCGCCTGGTGGGTTGCACCAGCGCCGGCGAAATCACGCCCCTTGGCTATGGCCGCAATTGCGTGACAGCGGTCGGTTTCGATCATCGGCACTTTTCCATCGCCACCGAACGGATCGACGAAATGGAACGCTTCAGCCTGATCGACGCCCAGCGGATGGTCGAGAGGCTGGTCAGCGACTGTCGCAGCAACACCCTGGCGCCGATCAAGGGCAACAGCTTCGCCCTGACCCTGCTTGATGGCCTGTCCAGTCGTGAAGAGATGGTCCTGGCTGCCTTGAGCGCGGCACTGGGGGACATTCCGCATTTCGGTGGCTCTGCCGGCGACGACAATTACCTGACTCACACTCACGTCTATTTCGATGGTGAATTCCATTGCGGCGCGGCGGTGGTGGTGCTGGTCAATACCTGGCTGGATTTCGAAGTGTTCACCACCCATCACATCCTGCCCCGCGAAGAGAAGCTGGTGGTGACGGGTGCTGACAGTGCCCAGCGTCGGGTCTTCGAGCTTAACGCCGAGCCCGCCGCCGAAGAGTACGCGCGCCACATCGGTGTGCCGGTGGCCGAGCTCGATCACCGGGTATTCGCCGCCCACCCGCTGGCGGTGCGGATCCACGACCAGTATTACGTCCGGGCGATCCAGCAGGTTCATCCGGACCTGAGCCTGAGTTTTTATTGTGCGGTGGAGAACGGCATCGTGCTGACCGCCATGACCCCCGGGCCCATGCTGCCGAATCTGCAACATTTGTTCGACGGTTTGCAGGCGCGCCTCGGCGAGCTGCTGCTGACCATCGGTTGCGATTGTTTTCTCCGGCGCCTGGAGCTGGAAGACGGAGATGGCCTGGAACAGATCGGCGCGTTTTTGCGCGAGCAGCGGGTGATGGGTTTCAACACCTATGGAGAACAGTTCAATGGCATGCACATCAACCAAACCTTCACCGGAGTTGCCATTGCCCGGAACCGAACCCCTGTCAGTCGTTGA